In Harmonia axyridis chromosome X, icHarAxyr1.1, whole genome shotgun sequence, a single window of DNA contains:
- the LOC123686085 gene encoding 17-beta-hydroxysteroid dehydrogenase 13-like yields the protein MVEMTRTVDDVNNGHSTSVLNSSKKESFRVGNPFYQILEIISFLILWNLQILYYTGEWIYRLFYKSEPKSVKNDVVLITGTGHGIGKQLALYYAKAGATVVGWDINKENNDQTIQEINQMDIKKAYGYVVDVSDADNVVNTAELVQQQVGEVTILIANAGIMPCHLLMEHSREEIRRIMNINVFQLFWLMEAFLPTMMKNNKGHIVAMSSVAGLGGFPNLVPYCATKYAVRGFMESLNEELRMNRNNQIKLTTIYPYMVDTGLCKNPSIKFDALMQTLKPDHVARKIMMAQRRDVAELSLPNYLLPLQNILRIVPRKAFLKFVDFLDSRIESDLVMRNTSE from the exons ATGGTAGAAATGACAAGAACTGTAGATGATGTAAATAATGGGCACTCCACATCAGTACTTAATAGTTCTAAGAA AGAATCATTTCGTGTTGGTAACCCATTCTATCAAATactggaaattatttcttttttgatatTATGGAATCTGCAAATACTGTATTATACTGGTGAATGGATATACAGACTATTTTACAAGTCAGAGCCTAAATCTGTGAAAAATGATGTTGTTTTG atAACTGGCACTGGTCATGGAATTGGAAAACAATTGGCTCTGTATTACGCCAAAGCAGGTGCAACTGTAGTTGGTTGGGATATCAACAAGGAAAATAATGATCAGACGATTCAAGAAATTAACCAAATGGATATTAAGAAAGCCTATGGATATGT agtgGACGTGAGTGATGCAGATAATGTTGTCAATACTGCTGAATTAGTGCAACAGCAAGTTGGAGAAGTGACAATTCTCATTGCAAATGCTGGAATAATGCCTTGTCATCTTTTGATGGAGCACTCTAGAGAAGAAATTCGAAGGATCATGAACATAAACGTATTCCAGTTATTTTGG CTTATGGAAGCTTTCTTGCCAACAATGATGAAGAACAATAAAGGTCACATTGTTGCGATGTCTTCTGTAGCAGGTTTGGGTGGTTTTCCCAATTTGGTACCTTACTGCGCGACTAAATATGCAGTCCGTGGATTTATGGAAAGTCTAAATGAAGAGCTCAGAATGAATCGCAATAACCAGATCAAACTCACTACAATCTACCCGTACATGGTTGATACCGGATTGTGCAAGAATCCAAGCATCAAATTTGACGCTCTAATGCAGACTCTAAAACCAGATCATGTTGCTCGTAAGATAATGATGGCTCAAAGAAGAGATGTCGCTGAATTGTCTTTACCAAATTACCTTTTACCGTTGCAGAATATATTGAG